The Lysobacter enzymogenes genome window below encodes:
- the accD gene encoding acetyl-CoA carboxylase, carboxyltransferase subunit beta produces the protein MSWLKKLMPSGIRTETGAAKRRSVPEGLWEKCERCGAVLYRPELEENLEVCPKCSFHMPIRARARLSAFLDAGSGEEIAAELSPVDVLKFKDQKKYSERFKAAQKATGERDSLIAMAGTLKQRPLVVSAMDFAFMGGSMGSVSGERFARGAERALADGVPMVCFAASGGMRMQESLFSLMQMAKASAALGRMRDAGLPFISVMTHPTFGGTTASFAMLGDLNLAEPGALIGFAGPRVIEQTVREKLPEGFQRSEFLLEHGTVDQICDRREMRDRISHLLALLTRQPQPEDDVEAA, from the coding sequence ATGTCGTGGCTCAAGAAACTCATGCCGTCCGGCATCCGCACCGAGACCGGCGCGGCCAAGCGCCGCAGCGTCCCGGAGGGCCTGTGGGAGAAGTGCGAGCGCTGCGGCGCCGTGCTCTACCGTCCCGAACTCGAGGAAAACCTCGAGGTCTGCCCCAAGTGCAGCTTCCACATGCCGATCCGCGCGCGCGCGCGCCTGAGCGCGTTCCTCGACGCCGGCAGCGGCGAGGAAATCGCCGCCGAGCTGAGCCCGGTCGACGTGCTCAAGTTCAAGGACCAGAAGAAGTATTCCGAGCGCTTCAAGGCCGCGCAGAAGGCGACCGGCGAGCGCGACTCGCTGATCGCGATGGCCGGCACGCTGAAGCAGCGTCCGCTGGTCGTCAGCGCGATGGATTTCGCCTTCATGGGCGGCTCGATGGGTTCGGTCAGCGGCGAGCGCTTCGCCCGCGGCGCCGAGCGCGCCCTGGCCGACGGCGTGCCGATGGTCTGCTTCGCCGCCAGCGGCGGCATGCGCATGCAGGAAAGCCTGTTCTCGCTGATGCAGATGGCCAAGGCCTCGGCCGCGCTGGGGCGCATGCGCGACGCCGGCCTGCCGTTCATTTCGGTCATGACCCATCCGACCTTCGGCGGCACCACCGCCTCGTTCGCGATGCTCGGCGACCTCAACCTGGCCGAGCCCGGCGCGCTGATCGGCTTCGCCGGCCCGCGCGTGATCGAGCAGACCGTGCGCGAGAAGCTGCCGGAAGGCTTCCAGCGCAGCGAGTTCCTGCTCGAGCACGGCACCGTCGACCAGATCTGCGACCGCCGCGAAATGCGCGACCGCATCTCGCACCTGCTGGCGCTGCTGACCCGGCAGCCGCAGCCCGAGGACGACGTCGAAGCGGCCTGA
- the glmM gene encoding phosphoglucosamine mutase: protein MTRKYFGTDGIRGRVGEGAISADFVLRLGNAYGHALQRRDWRNPMVIIGKDTRISNYMFEAALEAGLVAAGVDVQLMGPMPTPAVAHLTRSLRADGGIVISASHNPHYDNGIKFFSADGEKLDDDTELAIEAALEQPFSTVESERLGRAIRTRDAIGRYLEACKGSVSRGFDLSGLRIALDCANGATYQVGPLVLRELGARVDAIGVDPSGLNINDGVGSTHPQTLVAKVKASGADLGIAFDGDGDRVMFVDSEGRVCDGDDLLYILATDWQDSGRLRGPVVGTLMTNYGLERALEQRGIGFIRAKVGDRYVHQQLMAHGGMLGGEASGHLLCLDRTSTGDGIVSALQVLEVLTRRKLSLRDALAGLQRVPQKTVNVRYEGTSKPTEAASVKEALKLAEAAVAGHGRAFLRPSGTEPVVRVTVEADDATLMQNTLDALSAAVKAAV from the coding sequence ATGACCCGCAAATATTTCGGCACCGACGGCATCCGCGGCCGCGTCGGCGAGGGCGCGATCTCGGCCGACTTCGTCCTGCGCCTGGGCAACGCCTACGGCCACGCGCTGCAGCGCCGCGACTGGCGCAACCCGATGGTCATCATCGGCAAGGACACCCGCATCTCGAACTACATGTTCGAAGCCGCGCTGGAAGCCGGCCTGGTCGCCGCCGGCGTCGACGTGCAGCTGATGGGGCCGATGCCGACGCCGGCGGTCGCGCACCTGACCCGTTCGCTGCGCGCCGACGGCGGCATCGTCATCTCGGCCTCGCACAACCCGCATTACGACAACGGCATCAAGTTCTTCTCCGCCGACGGCGAAAAGCTCGACGACGACACCGAACTGGCGATCGAGGCCGCGCTGGAGCAGCCGTTCAGCACGGTCGAATCCGAACGCCTCGGCCGCGCGATCCGCACCCGCGACGCCATCGGCCGCTATCTGGAAGCGTGCAAGGGCTCGGTCTCGCGCGGCTTCGACCTCAGCGGCCTGCGCATCGCCCTGGACTGCGCCAACGGCGCCACCTACCAGGTCGGCCCGCTGGTGCTGCGCGAGCTCGGCGCGCGCGTCGACGCCATCGGCGTGGACCCCAGCGGCCTCAACATCAACGACGGCGTCGGCTCGACCCATCCGCAGACCTTGGTCGCGAAGGTCAAGGCCAGCGGCGCGGACCTGGGCATCGCCTTCGACGGCGACGGCGACCGGGTCATGTTCGTCGACAGCGAAGGCCGCGTCTGCGACGGCGACGACCTGCTTTACATCCTCGCCACCGACTGGCAGGACAGCGGCCGCCTGCGTGGCCCGGTGGTCGGCACGCTGATGACCAACTACGGCCTGGAGCGCGCGCTGGAACAGCGCGGCATCGGCTTCATCCGCGCCAAGGTCGGCGACCGCTACGTGCATCAGCAACTGATGGCGCACGGCGGCATGCTCGGCGGCGAAGCCTCCGGCCACCTGCTGTGCCTGGACCGCACCAGCACCGGCGACGGCATCGTCAGCGCGCTGCAGGTGCTGGAAGTGCTGACCCGGCGCAAGCTGTCGCTGCGCGACGCGCTGGCCGGGTTGCAGCGGGTGCCGCAGAAGACCGTCAACGTGCGCTACGAGGGCACGAGCAAGCCAACCGAAGCCGCGTCGGTGAAAGAAGCGCTGAAGCTCGCCGAAGCCGCGGTAGCCGGCCACGGCCGCGCGTTCCTGCGTCCGTCCGGCACCGAGCCGGTGGTTCGCGTGACCGTCGAAGCCGACGACGCGACGCTGATGCAGAACACGCTCGATGCGCTGTCGGCGGCGGTGAAAGCCGCGGTCTGA